From a single Micromonospora carbonacea genomic region:
- a CDS encoding DUF2238 domain-containing protein — protein MSRARAVLPPALLALVLVALVASGIRPYDRLTWLLETVWVIVGVPVVLLTWRRFPLSTLLCCLLAAHALILIAGGHWTYARTPLGDWARDLFDLSRNPYDRLGHFAQGFVPAILVREILVRRSPLRGSRWLAPLVVCACLAFSAFFEMIEWWAAVAGGSAADDFLATQGDVWDTQWDMFLALLGAITSLTLLSRLHDRQLPPPAARG, from the coding sequence GTGTCCCGAGCGCGTGCGGTCCTTCCCCCGGCACTGCTGGCCCTCGTCCTGGTGGCGCTGGTGGCGTCCGGCATCCGGCCGTACGACCGGCTCACCTGGCTGCTGGAGACGGTGTGGGTGATCGTCGGCGTGCCGGTGGTGCTGCTCACCTGGCGGCGCTTCCCGCTGAGCACGCTGCTGTGCTGCCTGCTCGCGGCCCACGCGCTGATCCTCATCGCGGGCGGGCACTGGACGTACGCGCGCACCCCGCTGGGCGACTGGGCGCGCGACCTGTTCGACCTGTCCCGCAACCCGTACGACCGGCTCGGGCACTTCGCGCAGGGCTTCGTGCCGGCCATCCTGGTCCGGGAGATCCTGGTCCGCCGCTCGCCGCTGCGGGGCAGCCGCTGGCTCGCCCCGCTCGTGGTCTGCGCCTGCCTGGCCTTCAGCGCCTTCTTCGAGATGATCGAGTGGTGGGCGGCGGTGGCCGGCGGCTCGGCCGCCGACGACTTCCTCGCCACCCAGGGTGACGTCTGGGACACCCAGTGGGACATGTTCCTGGCGCTGCTCGGCGCGATCACGTCGCTGACCCTGCTCAGCCGGCTGCACGACCGGCAGCTTCCGCCACCGGCGGCGCGCGGCTGA
- a CDS encoding DUF397 domain-containing protein, with protein MSAPRRDWFKSSRSSDNANCVEVRLGGDAVGVRDSKDVAGPALAFGPAAWGGFVAAVKAGSALGR; from the coding sequence GTGAGCGCCCCTCGTCGTGACTGGTTCAAGTCGTCCCGCAGCTCCGACAATGCCAACTGCGTGGAGGTGCGGCTCGGCGGCGACGCGGTCGGCGTACGCGATTCCAAGGACGTGGCGGGCCCGGCCCTGGCCTTCGGCCCGGCGGCGTGGGGCGGCTTCGTGGCCGCCGTGAAGGCGGGCTCCGCCTTGGGCCGCTGA
- a CDS encoding DUF397 domain-containing protein, producing the protein MSASRRDWFKSSRSSSNANCVEVRLGGDAVDVRDSKDPSGPTLAFVAASWASFTLAIKLGGPRL; encoded by the coding sequence GTGAGCGCTTCTCGTCGTGACTGGTTCAAGTCGTCCCGCAGCTCCAGCAACGCCAACTGCGTGGAGGTGCGGCTCGGCGGCGACGCGGTCGACGTGCGTGACTCCAAGGACCCCAGCGGCCCCACCCTGGCCTTCGTCGCCGCTTCCTGGGCCAGCTTCACCCTCGCGATCAAGCTGGGCGGGCCCCGCCTCTAA
- a CDS encoding helix-turn-helix domain-containing protein, whose translation MAAGSPGPSGPRAALSQLESSPVVQAWELGIRLRQRREEVGFTAAAAGRAIGIIQAYVSGVESGRVKLPARRLAQMIEAYEFEPDDAAELEQLRAGAARRGWWHEYAQLFPAEFLRFLGYEAGAEHIRSFHPEAIHGLLQTEEYARAVIRGGTTTIRLTEVERRVAVRMARQARLDGAHPLRVSALLSEGALRQQVGGPQVMRRQLDHLVRLATERPEQIEVRVLPFSAGAHPAFGGPFEILSFPSPRLPDLVWQEILTSIDIVDQSVRVTDYLVTFAETRELALGSDASVDLIRRIAKEMT comes from the coding sequence ATGGCCGCAGGATCCCCGGGGCCGTCCGGTCCGCGCGCGGCACTGTCGCAGTTGGAGTCGTCGCCGGTCGTGCAGGCGTGGGAGCTGGGCATCCGGCTGCGCCAGCGCCGCGAGGAGGTCGGCTTCACCGCGGCGGCGGCCGGTCGCGCCATCGGCATCATCCAGGCGTACGTCTCCGGGGTGGAGTCGGGCCGGGTCAAGCTGCCCGCCCGCCGGCTGGCGCAGATGATCGAGGCGTACGAGTTCGAGCCCGACGACGCGGCCGAGCTGGAGCAGCTCCGGGCGGGCGCGGCCCGGCGCGGCTGGTGGCACGAGTACGCGCAGCTCTTTCCGGCGGAGTTCCTGCGCTTCCTCGGCTACGAGGCCGGCGCGGAGCACATCCGCAGCTTCCACCCCGAGGCGATCCACGGCCTGTTGCAGACCGAGGAGTACGCCCGCGCGGTGATCCGGGGCGGCACCACCACGATCCGGCTGACCGAGGTCGAGCGGCGGGTGGCCGTGCGGATGGCCCGGCAGGCGCGCCTCGACGGCGCGCACCCGCTGCGGGTGTCCGCCCTGCTCAGCGAGGGCGCGTTGCGCCAGCAGGTCGGCGGCCCGCAGGTGATGCGCCGCCAGCTCGACCACCTCGTCCGGCTGGCCACCGAGCGGCCGGAGCAGATCGAGGTGCGGGTGCTGCCGTTCAGCGCCGGGGCGCACCCCGCGTTCGGCGGGCCGTTCGAGATCCTGTCGTTTCCCTCGCCCCGGCTGCCCGACCTGGTCTGGCAGGAGATCCTGACCTCCATCGACATCGTCGACCAGTCGGTGCGGGTGACCGACTACCTCGTCACCTTCGCCGAGACCCGGGAACTCGCGTTAGGCTCGGACGCGTCGGTCGACCTGATCCGCCGCATCGCCAAGGAGATGACGTGA
- a CDS encoding sensor histidine kinase gives MPPDEHDPPGGAAARRWAPAARVRLSVDALERLVGGLGTAVLALSTLALLTVTALACLVGVGLPAVPYALRALRAVADRERDRLSRTGPVIAAGLPTPQTLRSAVADPTVRREARWLVTHATLGLFLGLLGLTLPINVLRDGTFPLWWRLLPAGEATSALGFPVVTDTAGALGVGLFGLGWLALVGYATPTLARLQELPGRRLLPPDPDADLVLRVAELTATRAAALDAHAAELRRIERALHDGTQNRIVGVTVLLGAARRAVTRDPADADALLERAQRAAEDALAELRAVVRGILPPVLTDRSLPDALLSLAATCPVPARVDADVPGRCAASVEATAYFVAAEALTNVARHSGARRATVTVRRVADRLRVTIVDDGRGGADEHAGSGLSGIRRRAEAHDGKLTLTSPPGGPTTVEVDLPCGS, from the coding sequence ATGCCGCCGGACGAGCACGACCCGCCCGGCGGGGCCGCGGCCCGCCGGTGGGCGCCCGCCGCCCGGGTCCGCCTCAGCGTCGACGCCCTGGAACGCCTCGTCGGCGGGCTCGGCACCGCCGTCCTGGCCCTGTCCACCCTGGCCCTGCTGACCGTCACGGCGCTGGCCTGCCTGGTCGGCGTGGGCCTGCCGGCGGTGCCGTACGCGCTGCGGGCGCTGCGCGCCGTCGCCGACCGGGAACGCGACAGGCTGTCCCGTACCGGCCCGGTCATCGCCGCCGGGCTGCCGACGCCGCAGACCCTGCGGTCCGCCGTGGCCGACCCGACCGTCCGGCGGGAGGCGCGCTGGCTGGTCACGCACGCCACCCTGGGGCTGTTCCTCGGCCTGCTCGGGCTGACGCTGCCGATCAATGTGCTGCGCGACGGCACGTTTCCGCTCTGGTGGCGGCTGCTGCCGGCGGGCGAGGCGACCTCGGCGCTGGGCTTCCCCGTCGTGACCGACACCGCCGGGGCGCTCGGGGTCGGCCTGTTCGGCCTCGGCTGGCTGGCCCTCGTCGGCTACGCCACGCCCACCCTGGCCCGCCTCCAGGAGCTGCCCGGCCGCCGACTGCTCCCGCCCGATCCCGACGCCGACCTGGTGCTGCGCGTCGCCGAGCTGACCGCGACCCGGGCCGCCGCGCTCGACGCCCACGCCGCCGAGCTGCGGCGCATCGAGCGGGCCCTGCACGACGGCACGCAGAACCGCATCGTCGGCGTCACCGTGCTGCTCGGCGCGGCCCGCCGGGCGGTGACCCGCGACCCCGCCGACGCCGACGCCCTCCTGGAACGGGCGCAACGCGCCGCCGAGGACGCCCTCGCCGAGCTGCGCGCGGTCGTCCGTGGCATCCTGCCGCCCGTGCTCACCGACCGCAGCCTGCCCGACGCGCTGCTGTCGCTGGCCGCCACCTGCCCCGTCCCGGCCCGCGTCGACGCGGACGTGCCCGGCCGGTGCGCCGCCTCCGTCGAGGCCACGGCATACTTCGTGGCCGCCGAGGCGCTGACCAACGTCGCCCGGCACAGCGGGGCGCGACGGGCCACGGTGACCGTACGCCGCGTCGCCGACCGGCTGCGCGTCACGATCGTCGACGACGGTCGCGGCGGCGCGGACGAGCACGCCGGTTCGGGGCTGTCCGGCATCCGGCGGCGCGCCGAGGCACACGACGGGAAACTGACCCTGACCAGCCCGCCGGGCGGTCCGACCACCGTGGAGGTGGACCTGCCGTGCGGATCGTGA
- a CDS encoding response regulator: protein MRIVIAEDDALLREGLALLLRAESLDVVATADNPTTFLAAIDAHSPDVAIVDVRMPPTHTDEGIVAAVEARRRQPGLAVLVLSAYVEQAFATDLLARGGAGLGYLLKERVGRVEEFLVALRRVAGGGTAIDPDVVAQLLVRSRPDTRLDRLSPRERDVLALMAEGLGNAAIAERLFVTDGAVHKHIRSIFAKLDLPPTDRTDRRVAAVLHYLNTPT from the coding sequence GTGCGGATCGTGATCGCCGAGGACGACGCGCTGCTGCGCGAAGGGCTGGCGCTGCTGCTGCGCGCCGAGTCCCTGGACGTCGTCGCCACCGCCGACAACCCGACCACGTTCCTCGCCGCCATCGACGCGCACTCCCCCGACGTGGCGATCGTCGACGTGCGGATGCCGCCGACCCACACCGACGAGGGGATCGTCGCCGCCGTCGAGGCCCGCCGCCGGCAGCCCGGCCTCGCCGTCCTGGTGCTCTCCGCGTACGTCGAGCAGGCGTTCGCCACCGACCTGCTCGCCCGGGGCGGGGCCGGGCTCGGCTACCTGCTCAAGGAGCGGGTGGGCCGGGTCGAGGAGTTCCTGGTCGCCCTGCGCCGGGTGGCCGGCGGCGGCACGGCCATCGACCCGGACGTGGTCGCGCAGTTGCTGGTCCGCAGCCGCCCCGACACCCGGCTGGACCGGCTCAGCCCCCGCGAGCGCGACGTGCTGGCGCTGATGGCCGAGGGGCTGGGCAACGCGGCCATCGCGGAGCGGCTCTTCGTCACCGACGGGGCCGTGCACAAGCACATCCGCAGCATCTTCGCCAAGCTCGACCTCCCGCCCACGGACCGCACGGACCGCCGCGTCGCCGCCGTCCTGCACTACCTCAACACCCCCACCTGA
- a CDS encoding CG0192-related protein: MALLHRAEIRPTKLELLSAWLPRRPWFEGDAAAGVERVAAYRFDDPAGEVGIETLLVRAGDGPVHQLPLTYRGAPLGGADAWLVGTCEHSVLGPRWVYDACGDPVYAAALAGAILAGTGQAQEYFEVDGRREERAPSMGIAVDGAGLAGAPGIDAIDPVDDGDPTRILAGSVELAVLRRVGDDPGLPGARLTGTWEGQPTPLPLAYVSPR; this comes from the coding sequence ATGGCGCTGCTGCACCGGGCGGAGATCCGCCCCACGAAGCTCGAACTGTTGTCGGCCTGGCTGCCCCGTCGTCCGTGGTTCGAGGGGGACGCCGCCGCCGGCGTCGAGCGCGTCGCGGCGTACCGCTTCGACGACCCCGCCGGGGAGGTGGGGATCGAGACGCTGCTGGTGCGGGCCGGCGACGGGCCGGTGCACCAGCTGCCGCTGACCTACCGGGGCGCGCCGCTGGGCGGGGCCGACGCGTGGCTCGTCGGCACCTGCGAGCACTCGGTGCTGGGGCCGCGTTGGGTGTACGACGCCTGCGGCGACCCCGTCTACGCGGCGGCCCTGGCCGGGGCGATCCTCGCCGGCACCGGCCAGGCGCAGGAGTACTTCGAGGTGGACGGTCGGCGCGAGGAGCGGGCGCCGAGCATGGGGATCGCGGTGGACGGGGCGGGCCTGGCCGGCGCGCCGGGGATCGACGCGATCGACCCGGTCGACGACGGGGATCCGACCCGGATCCTCGCCGGTTCCGTCGAGCTGGCCGTCCTTCGGCGGGTCGGCGACGATCCCGGCCTGCCCGGCGCCCGGCTGACGGGCACGTGGGAGGGGCAGCCGACGCCGCTGCCGCTGGCGTACGTGTCGCCGCGCTGA
- a CDS encoding MDR family MFS transporter — translation MSAPTTTAEAAPMTHRQTLEALSGLLLVLFVAMLSSTVVSTALPKIIGALDGSQTQYTWVVTATLLTATATTPIWGKLADLFNKKTLVQVAIVVFLAGSVVAGFSQTAGQLIAARAFQGIGVGGLQALVQVAIAAMIPPRERGRYNGYLGGVMAVATVGGPLLGGLIVDTSWLGWRWCFFVGVPVALVALVLLQLTLRLPTVRRDNVRIDYLGAALIAAGVSVLLIWISFVDDSFAWLSWQTAAMVGGAVLLLALATWVESRAAEPVVPLGIVRERTTALAILGSLAVGMAMFGGAVFLGQYFQIGRGYSPTEAGLLTIPMMAGVLGSSIVAGRMITRTGRIKPYIVVGAILLVAGFALLGTIDHETSLVLVGVAMFIVGTGVGMTMQNLVLAVQNTVSLRDIGAASSTVAFFRSLGGTIGVSVLGAVLARRVGDRITHDFAAAGIPVSGSSGGGSLNLDVLPAPVREIIRAAYGDATGHIFLISAAIAVVGVVAALLLRPVTLRTSLDLPDAARSVAVAADAVDGAPALDQVAVDAGRGGGPPVGRP, via the coding sequence ATGAGCGCACCCACCACGACGGCCGAAGCCGCGCCGATGACCCATCGGCAGACCCTCGAAGCGCTCAGCGGCCTGCTGCTGGTGCTCTTCGTCGCCATGCTCAGCAGCACCGTCGTGTCGACGGCGCTGCCGAAGATCATCGGGGCGCTGGACGGCTCGCAGACCCAGTACACCTGGGTGGTCACCGCCACCCTGCTCACCGCGACGGCCACCACCCCGATCTGGGGCAAGCTGGCCGACCTGTTCAACAAGAAGACGCTGGTGCAGGTCGCCATCGTCGTCTTCCTCGCCGGCTCCGTGGTCGCCGGCTTCTCCCAGACCGCCGGCCAGCTCATCGCCGCCCGCGCGTTCCAGGGCATCGGCGTCGGCGGCCTCCAGGCCCTCGTCCAGGTCGCCATCGCGGCGATGATCCCGCCGCGCGAGCGCGGCCGCTACAACGGCTACCTCGGCGGCGTGATGGCCGTCGCGACGGTCGGCGGCCCCCTGCTCGGCGGCCTCATCGTCGACACGTCCTGGCTCGGCTGGCGCTGGTGCTTCTTCGTCGGGGTGCCCGTCGCCCTGGTCGCGCTCGTCCTGCTCCAGCTCACCCTGCGCCTGCCCACGGTGCGCCGCGACAACGTCAGGATCGACTACCTGGGCGCGGCCCTGATCGCCGCCGGCGTCAGCGTGCTGCTGATCTGGATCTCGTTCGTCGACGACTCGTTCGCCTGGCTGTCCTGGCAGACCGCCGCCATGGTCGGCGGCGCGGTGCTCCTGCTGGCCCTGGCCACCTGGGTCGAGTCCCGGGCCGCCGAGCCGGTCGTCCCGCTCGGCATCGTCCGCGAGCGCACCACCGCCCTGGCCATCCTCGGCAGCCTCGCCGTCGGCATGGCCATGTTCGGCGGCGCGGTCTTCCTCGGCCAGTACTTCCAGATCGGGCGCGGCTACAGCCCCACCGAGGCCGGCCTGCTCACCATCCCGATGATGGCCGGCGTGCTCGGCTCGTCGATCGTCGCCGGCCGGATGATCACCCGGACCGGGCGGATCAAGCCCTACATCGTCGTCGGCGCGATCCTCCTCGTCGCCGGGTTCGCCCTGCTCGGCACCATCGACCACGAGACGTCGCTCGTCCTGGTCGGCGTGGCCATGTTCATCGTCGGCACCGGCGTCGGCATGACGATGCAGAACCTCGTCCTCGCGGTGCAGAACACCGTGTCGCTGCGCGACATCGGCGCGGCCAGCTCCACCGTCGCGTTCTTCCGCTCACTCGGCGGCACCATCGGGGTCTCCGTGCTCGGCGCGGTCCTCGCCCGCCGGGTCGGCGACCGGATCACCCACGACTTCGCCGCCGCCGGCATCCCCGTCTCCGGAAGCTCCGGTGGCGGCAGCCTCAACCTCGACGTCCTGCCCGCGCCCGTGCGCGAGATCATCCGGGCCGCGTACGGCGACGCCACCGGGCACATCTTCCTGATCTCCGCGGCCATCGCCGTCGTCGGCGTCGTCGCGGCGCTCCTGCTCCGGCCGGTCACCCTGCGCACCAGCCTCGACCTGCCCGACGCAGCCAGGTCGGTCGCCGTGGCCGCCGACGCCGTCGACGGCGCGCCCGCCCTCGACCAGGTGGCCGTCGACGCCGGTCGCGGCGGCGGCCCGCCCGTCGGCAGGCCCTGA
- a CDS encoding MarR family transcriptional regulator, producing the protein METTRELSVRMYDLLKSVRLIKQRRADDRPSVPLGLVGMLTQIEQLAVGAHARELAEHTGLDPSTVSRAVAALVAHGLVERRADPTDRRASCLTVTPAGRAALADAYGWYGDLLDRALADWTPDEVAALCSALGRFTRDLGAALGGKADPGADPADNDNLEAAR; encoded by the coding sequence GTGGAGACCACCCGGGAGCTGAGCGTGCGGATGTACGACCTGCTCAAGAGCGTGCGGCTGATCAAGCAGCGGCGTGCCGACGACCGGCCGTCCGTGCCGCTCGGGCTGGTCGGCATGCTCACCCAGATCGAGCAGCTCGCCGTCGGGGCGCACGCCCGCGAGCTGGCCGAGCACACCGGGCTCGACCCGTCCACCGTCAGCCGGGCCGTCGCCGCGCTCGTCGCACACGGCCTCGTCGAGCGGCGGGCCGACCCCACCGACCGGCGGGCGAGCTGCCTGACCGTCACCCCCGCCGGCCGGGCGGCCCTCGCGGACGCCTACGGCTGGTACGGCGACCTGCTCGACCGGGCGCTCGCCGACTGGACCCCCGACGAGGTGGCGGCGCTGTGCTCGGCGCTGGGCCGGTTCACCCGCGACCTGGGGGCCGCCCTCGGCGGCAAGGCCGACCCGGGAGCCGACCCCGCAGACAACGACAACCTGGAGGCCGCGCGATGA
- a CDS encoding TetR/AcrR family transcriptional regulator — protein MDEATGLRERKKAATRLALHEAALRLAATEGPDRVTVEAIADAANVSRRTFSNYFSSKEEAFFHGDTERLRRMRELIRDQPPGDRPWTVLSRAAERLTAEVYGDADPAWLAHRRQLRAHPSLLAHHLAAYTTVEREVAAELTSRLAGPDAALRSRVLAASFLAALRVAIQHWIDHPDGPLPDTIRTALAEAEPAAAPPRHD, from the coding sequence ATGGACGAGGCCACCGGGCTGCGCGAACGCAAGAAGGCGGCCACCCGGCTCGCCCTGCACGAGGCCGCCCTGCGCCTCGCCGCCACCGAGGGGCCCGACCGGGTGACCGTCGAGGCGATCGCCGACGCGGCCAACGTCTCCCGCCGCACGTTCTCCAACTACTTCTCCAGCAAGGAGGAGGCGTTCTTCCACGGCGACACCGAGCGGCTGCGCCGGATGCGGGAGCTGATCCGCGACCAGCCCCCCGGCGATCGGCCCTGGACGGTGCTGAGCCGGGCGGCCGAACGACTCACCGCCGAGGTGTACGGCGACGCCGACCCGGCCTGGCTGGCGCACCGCCGGCAGCTACGGGCGCACCCGAGCCTGCTCGCCCACCACCTCGCGGCGTACACGACGGTCGAGCGGGAGGTGGCCGCGGAGCTCACCTCCCGGCTCGCCGGCCCGGACGCCGCGCTGCGCTCCCGGGTCCTGGCCGCGAGCTTCCTCGCGGCGCTGCGGGTCGCCATCCAGCACTGGATCGACCACCCGGACGGCCCGCTGCCCGACACGATCCGCACCGCGCTCGCCGAGGCGGAGCCCGCCGCCGCGCCGCCCCGCCACGACTGA
- a CDS encoding cellulose binding domain-containing protein, which produces MNNPSTYGYPRHTPPPRRPGRRRWTALAAGALLATGALTAITPPAIGAAADPVVVTVNAKAGLAGVPNTALGVNQAIWDTNLGTNETSDLLRAAGVQMLRYPGGSYADIYHWKDHTAPGGYVAPNTDFDTFMAGARRVGAQPMIIANYGTGTPAEAADWVRYANVTKQYGAKYWTIGNENYGNGLYGSAWEADDHPDKSATYYANLVVDYADAMKAVDPTIKVGAVLTMPGNWPDGITAASDPGPWNQAVLSIAGPKIDFVDVHWYPGGSAAESLARTAHVDEAAHLLRQQIARYAGPNAARIGVSFTELNVDTGRTTQPGALFLADAYSELLENGVFTVQWWNVHNGIDKVSQVAGHTDYGDFGLLSSGTCTSDGTVCEPPLNTPFAPYHGLSMMNLLAGAGGQFVRAGTDEALVTAHAVRRPDGSLAVMLVNKDPDDARPVTIDYAGFAPSAAAPTVHTLTNGATAIATSQSGNATSRTLPPYSLTTLVLRPDTVVTGAPGAPAQPTVADVTDRAATVSWPALPPAAGGPLKYEVYRQNGTVSEQLGETTASSLALGNLVPGTRYTLNVLARDGAGRLSWSSPPVTFTTAGPAESTCGVRLRDTNDWGNGFVGSLDIVNDGTHQIDGWTLTFTWPTTWQRVDSGWSATWAQSGRTVTVTNTADNAKIAGGGGSTSAGFVGAYSGPNVWPTAFTLNGTPCAVL; this is translated from the coding sequence ATGAACAACCCGAGCACGTACGGGTACCCACGCCACACCCCGCCGCCCCGCCGGCCTGGTCGACGCCGCTGGACGGCCCTCGCCGCGGGCGCCCTGCTCGCCACCGGTGCCCTCACCGCGATCACTCCCCCGGCCATCGGCGCGGCCGCCGACCCGGTCGTCGTCACCGTCAACGCCAAGGCGGGGCTGGCCGGCGTGCCGAACACCGCCCTGGGCGTCAACCAGGCCATCTGGGACACGAACCTGGGCACGAACGAGACGTCGGACCTGCTGCGCGCGGCCGGCGTCCAGATGCTGCGCTACCCGGGCGGCTCGTACGCCGACATCTACCACTGGAAGGACCACACCGCGCCCGGCGGGTACGTGGCCCCGAACACCGACTTCGACACCTTCATGGCCGGCGCGAGGCGGGTCGGCGCGCAACCGATGATCATCGCGAACTACGGCACGGGCACCCCCGCCGAGGCCGCCGACTGGGTGCGCTACGCCAACGTCACCAAGCAGTACGGCGCGAAGTACTGGACGATCGGCAACGAGAACTACGGCAACGGGCTCTACGGCTCCGCCTGGGAGGCCGACGACCACCCGGACAAGAGCGCGACCTACTACGCGAACCTGGTCGTCGACTACGCCGACGCGATGAAGGCCGTCGACCCGACGATCAAGGTCGGCGCGGTGCTGACCATGCCGGGCAACTGGCCCGACGGGATCACCGCCGCCAGCGACCCCGGCCCGTGGAACCAGGCGGTGCTGTCGATCGCCGGCCCGAAGATCGACTTCGTGGACGTGCACTGGTACCCGGGCGGCAGCGCCGCCGAGTCCCTGGCCCGCACCGCGCACGTCGACGAGGCGGCCCACCTGCTGCGCCAGCAGATCGCCAGGTACGCGGGGCCGAACGCCGCCCGCATCGGCGTCAGCTTCACCGAGCTGAACGTCGACACCGGCCGCACCACCCAGCCCGGCGCGCTGTTCCTCGCCGACGCGTACAGCGAGCTGCTGGAGAACGGGGTGTTCACCGTCCAGTGGTGGAACGTGCACAACGGCATCGACAAGGTGTCGCAGGTGGCCGGCCACACCGACTACGGCGACTTCGGGCTGCTCTCCAGCGGCACCTGCACCTCCGACGGCACCGTCTGCGAGCCCCCGCTGAACACGCCGTTCGCCCCGTACCACGGGCTGTCCATGATGAACCTGCTCGCCGGGGCCGGCGGCCAGTTCGTCCGGGCCGGCACCGACGAGGCGCTGGTCACCGCGCACGCCGTGCGCCGGCCCGACGGCAGCCTCGCGGTCATGCTGGTCAACAAGGACCCGGACGACGCCCGCCCGGTCACCATCGACTACGCCGGGTTCGCCCCGTCGGCCGCCGCGCCGACCGTGCACACCCTCACCAACGGCGCGACCGCCATCGCCACCAGCCAGTCCGGCAACGCGACCAGCCGCACCCTGCCGCCGTACTCGCTGACCACGCTGGTGCTGCGCCCGGACACGGTGGTCACCGGCGCGCCGGGCGCGCCCGCCCAGCCCACCGTCGCCGACGTCACCGACCGGGCCGCGACGGTCTCCTGGCCCGCGCTGCCCCCGGCGGCCGGCGGGCCCCTCAAGTACGAGGTGTACCGGCAGAACGGCACGGTCAGCGAGCAGCTCGGCGAGACCACCGCCAGCTCGCTCGCGCTCGGCAACCTCGTGCCGGGCACCCGGTACACCCTCAACGTGCTGGCCCGCGACGGCGCGGGCCGGCTCTCCTGGTCGTCGCCGCCGGTGACCTTCACCACCGCCGGCCCGGCGGAGAGCACGTGCGGCGTGCGCCTGCGCGACACCAACGACTGGGGCAACGGATTCGTCGGCAGCCTCGACATCGTCAACGACGGCACGCACCAGATCGACGGCTGGACGCTCACGTTCACCTGGCCGACCACCTGGCAGCGGGTGGACAGCGGCTGGAGCGCCACCTGGGCGCAGAGCGGCCGGACCGTGACGGTCACCAACACCGCCGACAACGCGAAGATCGCCGGCGGCGGGGGGAGCACGAGCGCCGGCTTCGTCGGCGCGTACAGCGGCCCGAACGTCTGGCCCACCGCGTTCACCCTCAACGGCACCCCGTGCGCCGTGCTGTGA
- a CDS encoding winged helix-turn-helix transcriptional regulator: MWIHGENVVDRPRNGRMSVRVRPTHCGLDAAVEVISGKWKVVILWALSDRHRRFGELRRLIPGVSEKVLFQHLRELETDGIVRRETFDDLPLRVEYSLTAGGRALNEALKPLGAWGREHLPVGDVPARAVP, translated from the coding sequence GTGTGGATTCACGGGGAGAACGTCGTCGACCGGCCGCGGAACGGCCGGATGAGCGTCCGGGTGCGGCCCACCCACTGCGGGCTGGACGCCGCGGTCGAGGTGATCAGCGGCAAGTGGAAGGTGGTCATCCTGTGGGCCCTCAGCGACCGGCACCGACGTTTCGGTGAGCTGAGAAGGCTCATTCCCGGGGTGAGCGAAAAGGTGCTCTTCCAGCACCTGCGCGAGCTGGAGACCGACGGCATCGTGCGGCGGGAGACGTTCGACGACCTGCCGCTGCGGGTGGAATATTCCCTCACGGCGGGTGGGCGGGCGCTCAACGAGGCGCTCAAACCCCTCGGCGCCTGGGGGCGGGAGCACCTGCCGGTCGGCGACGTGCCGGCGCGGGCGGTCCCGTAA